In one window of Gossypium hirsutum isolate 1008001.06 chromosome A01, Gossypium_hirsutum_v2.1, whole genome shotgun sequence DNA:
- the LOC107942613 gene encoding protein BREAST CANCER SUSCEPTIBILITY 1 homolog — MKRMKKGGHGYGRKDNSFPKMGDPSHLEKMGRELKCPICLSLLNSAVSLTCNHVFCNVCILKSMKSGSDCPVCKVPCRRREVRPAPHMDNLVSIYKSMEVASGFNIFVTQDVPLDTSADSRKRVKNDLNCCERVDNRGANKGRGSREAKSTETSDPISVKPSFPTNKRVQVPQYPLSETPMLPEKNRGELIEIIKDESKMSSDILKENNLGEKGEQILSPFFWLREEDVERPSQLSDGDQCVYVSPPGLPSFSDMKDSDDEGFSKEEVHGNRDHLNLFDNEMFEWTQGACSPELLSSPVKMQVADTYEPASQGANTAEPSNNGTCMITGHDASEEMLPNIESFRIQCVSSNKIRSCKSKELGKKQRKTAQKNIADRTSSHISGDHVNLGKGSEDFNKKQKDDCSSSSYLAKTRKNCKVAGLDHHVTEPMASHFSAKTPKQEDTPLAAIVGMGKCGDENENLRMVKHCRKITAQCEKKSCSKLKKQKLSLAKVDTPKEVSTICEQKNEYMIQQKSSLPVPLAHDNAAEQFRKGLSKHTREVKLVPTLKSEKNSGCKKKIKVSLSDDMKSGLAEDQQQRGGNANISLERLSEKVHGRTTVGISESSTAKKLPPANGVALHKCETITIKIQCAFCLSMEETEASGEMVHYYEGSSVPLDYNGGSKVIHSHKNCTEWAPNVYFENDKAINLEAELSRSRKIKCSCCGLKGAALGCYEKSCRKSFHVPCAKLVSQCRWDTDNFVILCPLHASSKLPNEKSESQGIRKRCNLRGQLPIRHNEIPINDEVSVQKKWNPCESRNKLVLCCSGLTVEEKEIMSEFEKLAGVTVLKRWDSNITHIIASTDENGACKRTLKILMGILEGKWILNIKWVKACIKAMKLVDELQYEITIDVHGIRDGPRLGRLRLQNKQPKLFDGCKFYIMGDFEPSYKGDLQDVLIAAGGTILHRKPISGDPGAPLLGSSAFPIFIIYSVELPVKCDPSKKHMILSRRQLNAEALASSTGAKAVSNSWVLSSISACKLSLGE; from the exons atgaaaagaatgaaaaagggCGGCCACGGCTATGG AAGGAAGGACAATTCATTTCCAAAAATGGGGGATCCAAGTCACCTCGAGAAAATGGGCAGGGAGCTGAAATGCCCCATTTG CTTGAGTCTTTTGAACTCTGCCGTTTCGCTCACTTGCAACCATGTATTCTGCAA TGTCTGTATTTTGAAATCAATGAAATCGGGTTCCGATTGTCCCGTCTGTAAAGTACCCTGCCGGCGTCGAG AGGTTCGTCCAGCCCCTCACATGGATAACTTGGTTAGCATCTACAAAAGCATGGAAGTTGCTTCAGGTTTCAATATATTTGTCACTCAGGACGTGCCTCTGGACACTTCAGCAG ATTCCCGAAAGCGAGTTAAAAATGATCTCAATTGTTGTGAAAGAGTGGATAATCGGGGAGCAAACAAAGGAAGAGGATCAAGGGAGGCTAAATCAACGGAAACTTCTGATCCCATTTCTGTGAAGCCTTCTTTTCCAACTAACAAAAGGGTTCAGGTGCCACAATATCCCCTTTCAGAAACACCCATGCTGCCTGAAAAGAATCGAGGTGAATTGATTGAAATCATCAAGGATGAATCTAAAATGAGTTCAGATATTCTGAAGGAGAACAATCTAGGAGAAAAGGGGGAACAAATACTTTCGCCCTTTTTCTGGTTGAGGGAGGAGGATGTAGAAAGGCCAAGTCAGCTTAGTGATGGGGATCAATGTGTGTACGTATCACCACCTGGACTTCCTTCTTTCAGTGATATGAAGGATTCTGATGATGAAGGCTTTTCTAAG GAGGAGGTGCATGGAAACCGCGACCATCTGAATCtttttgataatgaaatgtttgaatggaCACAGGGAGCTTGTTCTCCAGAACTTCTTTCAAGTCCTGTTAAAATGCAG GTTGCAGACACCTATGAACCTGCATCACAGGGTGCAAATACAGCTGAGCCCTCTAATAATGGCACATGCATGATAACAGGACATGATGCTTCGGAGGAGATGCTGCCTAATATAGAATCTTTCAGAATCCAATGTGTTAGTAGTAATAAGATCAGGAGTTGTAAATCCAAGGAGTTGGGTAAGAAACAGAGAAAGACTGCCCAAAAGAATATAGCTGACAGAACTAGCAGTCATATTTCTGGAGATCATGTCAATTTGGGAAAAGGGTCTGaagattttaataaaaaacaaaaagacgACTGTAGTAGTTCTTCATATTTGGCTAAGACTAGGAAAAATTGTAAGGTGGCTGGTTTGGATCACCATGTAACTGAACCCATGGCATCACATTTTTCTGCCAAAACTCCTAAACAGGAAGACACACCATTGGCTGCCATAGTGGGTATGGGGAAATGTGGTGATGAAAATGAGAATTTGAGGATGGTAAAACATTGCAGGAAGATCACTGCCCAGTGCGAAAAGAAATCTTGTTCAAAGTTGAAGAAACAAAAGCTAAGTTTGGCTAAGGTTGATACCCCTAAAGAAGTTTCAACCATTTGTGAGCAGAAAAATGAATATATGATTCAACAGAAGTCTTCACTTCCCGTTCCCTTAGCTCATGACAATGCTGCTGAGCAGTTCAGAAAAGGATTGAGTAAACATACTAGAGAAGTAAAGTTGGTTCCGACTTTGAAAAGTGAAAAAAACTCGGGTTGTAAGAAAAAGATTAAAGTTTCTTTAAGTGATGACATGAAAAGTGGGTTGGCTGAAGACCAACAGCAGCGGGGAGGAAATGCTAATATTTCTCTAGAGAGACTAAGTGAAAAGGTTCATGGGAGAACCACTGTTGGAATTTCAGAGAGCTCAACAGCAAAGAAGTTGCCTCCAGCTAATGGAGTGGCACTGCATAAATGTGAGACCATTACAATTAAAATACAATGTGCTTTCTGTCTTTCTATGGAAGAAACTGAG GCTTCTGGAGAGATGGTTCATTACTATGAAGGCAGTTCTGTTCCTCTAGATTACAATGGTGGCTCTAAGGTCATACATTCACACAAGAACTGCACTGAATG GGCCCCtaatgtttattttgaaaatgacaaGGCAATCAACCTTGAGGCTGAACTCTCCAGAAGTCGAAAAATAAAATGCTCCTGTTGTGGACTCAAAGGTGCAGCATTGGGCTGTTATGAAAAAAGTTGTCGAAAGAGTTTCCATGTTCCCTGTGCAAAACTAGTCTCACAATGCCGGTGGGATACT GATAACTTTGTAATTTTATGCCCTCTCCATGCCTCCTCTAAGTTGCCTAACGAAAAGTCAGAGTCCCAAGGAATCCGAAAAAGATGCAATTTAAGAGG ACAGTTGCCGATACGCCACAATGAAATTCCTATAAATGATGAAGTTAGTGTGCAGAAGAAATGGAATCCTTGTGAATCACGCAACAAATTGGTTCTCTGTTGCTCAGGTCTCACAGTTGAGGAAAAG GAAATCATGTCTGAATTTGAGAAATTAGCTGGTGTGACAGTGTTGAAGAGATGGGATTCAAATATTACCCATATCATTGCATCCACCGATGAAAATGGAGCATGCAAaagaacccttaaaattttaatggGTATCTTGGAGGGGAAGTGGATACTGAATATAAAGT GGGTCAAAGCTTGCATCAAAGCCATGAAACTTGTTGATGAGTTGCAATATGAAATAACTATTGATGTTCATGGAATCAGGGATGGTCCCCGACTTGGAAGGCTGAGACTCCAGAATAAG CAACCAAAGCTTTTTGATGGGTGTAAGTTCTATATAATGGGGGATTTTGAACCTTCCTATAAGGGAGATCTACAGGATGTTTTAATCGCAGCAGGAGGTACCATTCTGCATAGAAAACCCATATCAGGTGATCCGGGAGCCCCATTATTGGGTTCCTCTGCATTTCCAATCTTCATAATTTATAGCGTCGAGTTGCCTGTCAAGTGTGACCCCAGCAAGAAGCACATGATTTTAAGCCGCAGGCAATTAAATGCGGAAGCTCTGGCAAGTTCAACAGGAGCCAAAGCAGTAAGCAATTCTTGGGTTTTGAGCTCCATATCTGCATGCAAATTGAGTCTTGGCGAATAA